One genomic window of Polyangium aurulentum includes the following:
- a CDS encoding SAM-dependent methyltransferase produces MVAPAPDPLVTDRAAFRARFPLPDDMEARYGLPGKSAFVEAFVGARDKVEAAYYEIADRQTTPNERARKFLGAMLNPVLGKPMRDPEQFYQTFGRLMRRAWLSCSVGMYGDDVQRVATEAERLILAQVNTVDINWRPAVSRIARAGGRGLIVEVGTGRGNSVARLATLLPEARIVSLTISPEQHDIVKGIVEEMGLSNVEIRRADIFDPAATADLVGEADAVGAIEVVLHFPTARKLEGMRLMTRLLKPGAPLCIVDTMMTAPLGALAERYYANQCIYFGQREQYFDLFAQADLTPAAYVDYTPDLYQTFRETTHVLRRFRGDLREEFGWVMSLLWPEVPGTVYIQTLKNVRYVHAVGLKN; encoded by the coding sequence ATGGTCGCTCCCGCCCCCGATCCGCTCGTCACCGACCGCGCCGCCTTTCGCGCGCGCTTCCCGCTGCCGGACGACATGGAGGCGCGCTACGGCCTGCCCGGCAAGAGCGCCTTCGTGGAGGCCTTCGTCGGGGCGCGCGACAAGGTCGAGGCCGCCTATTACGAGATCGCCGACCGGCAGACCACGCCGAACGAGCGCGCGCGCAAGTTCCTCGGCGCGATGCTCAACCCCGTCCTCGGCAAGCCGATGCGCGATCCCGAGCAGTTCTATCAGACGTTCGGGCGGCTCATGCGCCGCGCGTGGCTGAGCTGCAGCGTGGGCATGTACGGCGACGACGTCCAGCGCGTCGCGACCGAGGCCGAGCGGCTCATCCTTGCTCAGGTCAACACCGTGGACATCAACTGGCGCCCCGCGGTGAGCCGAATCGCGCGGGCGGGCGGGCGTGGGCTCATCGTCGAGGTGGGCACCGGGCGCGGCAATTCGGTGGCGCGCCTGGCGACGTTGCTGCCCGAGGCGCGCATCGTCTCGCTCACCATCAGCCCCGAGCAGCACGACATCGTGAAGGGCATCGTCGAGGAAATGGGCTTGTCGAACGTCGAGATCCGCCGCGCGGACATCTTCGATCCGGCTGCGACCGCCGATCTCGTGGGCGAGGCGGACGCCGTCGGGGCGATCGAGGTGGTCTTGCATTTCCCCACGGCGCGGAAGCTCGAGGGCATGCGGTTGATGACACGCCTGCTCAAGCCCGGGGCGCCCTTGTGCATCGTGGACACGATGATGACGGCGCCGCTCGGCGCGCTCGCCGAGCGCTATTACGCCAATCAATGCATCTACTTCGGCCAGCGCGAGCAGTATTTCGATCTGTTCGCCCAGGCCGACCTCACGCCCGCCGCTTACGTCGATTACACGCCCGACCTGTACCAGACGTTCCGGGAGACGACGCACGTCCTGCGGCGATTCCGCGGGGATTTGCGGGAGGAGTTCGGATGGGTGATGAGCCTTCTCTGGCCCGAGGTGCCGGGTACGGTCTACATCCAGACGCTGAAGAACGTCCGCTACGTGCACGCGGTCGGATTGAAGAATTAA
- a CDS encoding choice-of-anchor Q domain-containing protein: MRMLQIASTLLVSLGISAALAACGGDGNKTDAGGSAGGGASGNGGGGNGGGGTGGEGGTDVPPAPAPTCPPPVSLADVSSPKAKVGDGTAASCTEAALDAALAGGGTIVFDCGPDPVTITLGSARQIKTDTVVDGGGKVTLSGGKKNRIFFIETGNFEATTPKLTVQRLTFRDGHAEGKAIPLGTDVDGGGGAIYHHGGTVVVIDSVFLDNQCALEGPDVAGGAIYGIGLGETIIVGSTFSGNRGANGGAVGGLGTAITIYNSTIQGNEATGRGANYIDMNGQQAGRGGNGGGICMDGKGRKLDICGTRVLGNKGGAFGGALFRTGYASEPTTIDRSTFDGNSIPDHTDESLPSSAGGLYIQGTKVTMTASTVSNNEARGMAGLWILGHGGGAPATANLTNVTLTGNRTYPRADFTKRGIGGGLIIGDDTTGTILNCTIVGNSAQFASGILRVSPLTVRNTVISNEAENQYTPLNCMGSAFASPPGTGEKNIQWPNGMKDDMDCTPGITRVDPMMGTLADNGGPTLTLLPQSGSPAVGVGTSCPPTDQRGQVRDAATCTLGAVEP; encoded by the coding sequence ATGCGCATGCTCCAGATCGCCTCGACCCTCCTCGTTTCTCTCGGAATCTCGGCCGCTCTCGCCGCGTGCGGCGGCGACGGCAACAAGACCGACGCGGGCGGCTCCGCGGGGGGCGGCGCCTCCGGCAACGGCGGCGGAGGCAACGGCGGCGGCGGCACGGGCGGCGAGGGCGGCACCGACGTCCCGCCCGCGCCTGCGCCCACCTGCCCTCCGCCCGTGAGCCTCGCCGACGTCTCGAGCCCGAAGGCGAAGGTCGGCGACGGCACGGCCGCGAGCTGCACCGAGGCGGCGCTCGACGCGGCGCTCGCGGGCGGCGGCACGATCGTCTTCGATTGCGGCCCGGATCCGGTGACGATCACGCTCGGATCGGCCAGGCAGATCAAGACCGACACGGTGGTCGACGGCGGCGGCAAGGTCACGCTGAGCGGCGGCAAGAAGAACCGCATCTTCTTCATCGAGACGGGCAATTTCGAGGCGACGACCCCGAAGCTCACCGTGCAGCGCTTGACCTTCCGCGACGGCCACGCCGAGGGCAAAGCCATCCCGCTCGGGACCGACGTCGACGGCGGCGGCGGCGCCATCTACCACCACGGCGGCACGGTGGTCGTGATCGACAGCGTTTTTCTCGACAACCAGTGCGCGCTCGAGGGCCCGGACGTGGCGGGCGGGGCGATCTACGGCATCGGGCTCGGCGAGACGATCATCGTGGGCAGCACGTTCTCCGGCAACCGCGGCGCCAATGGCGGGGCCGTCGGCGGGCTCGGGACCGCGATTACCATTTACAACAGCACGATCCAGGGGAACGAGGCGACGGGGCGAGGCGCCAATTACATCGACATGAACGGCCAGCAGGCCGGCCGCGGCGGCAATGGCGGCGGCATCTGCATGGACGGCAAGGGCCGCAAGCTCGACATCTGCGGCACCAGGGTCCTCGGCAACAAGGGCGGCGCATTCGGCGGCGCGCTCTTCCGCACGGGCTACGCCTCCGAGCCCACGACGATCGACCGCTCGACCTTCGACGGCAACTCCATCCCCGACCACACGGACGAGAGCCTGCCGAGCAGCGCGGGCGGCCTCTACATTCAGGGCACCAAGGTGACCATGACCGCGTCGACGGTCTCGAACAACGAGGCGCGGGGCATGGCGGGGCTCTGGATCCTCGGGCACGGCGGCGGCGCGCCCGCGACGGCAAACCTGACCAACGTGACCCTGACCGGCAACCGCACCTATCCCCGCGCCGATTTCACCAAGCGCGGCATCGGCGGCGGGCTCATCATCGGCGACGACACGACGGGCACGATCCTCAATTGCACGATCGTGGGCAACTCGGCGCAGTTCGCCTCGGGCATCCTGCGGGTCTCGCCGCTCACGGTGCGCAATACGGTCATCAGCAACGAGGCGGAGAACCAGTACACGCCGCTCAATTGCATGGGAAGCGCCTTCGCGAGCCCGCCGGGCACGGGTGAAAAGAACATCCAGTGGCCGAACGGGATGAAGGACGACATGGATTGCACGCCGGGGATCACGCGCGTCGACCCGATGATGGGCACCCTCGCCGACAACGGAGGCCCGACCCTGACCCTCCTGCCGCAATCCGGGAGCCCGGCGGTCGGCGTGGGGACGAGCTGCCCGCCCACTGATCAACGCGGACAGGTGCGCGACGCGGCGACGTGCACGCTCGGGGCCGTGGAGCCCTGA
- a CDS encoding DODA-type extradiol aromatic ring-opening family dioxygenase — protein sequence MTETNPLPPTGRMPVVFLAHGSPMLLDDAGWVAELGAWARAMPRPSAILMISAHWVDAPITLSATDPVPLVYDFYNFPERFYRVTYPAPGAPALARRIRELLGGARPVAMAPKRGLDHGAYIPLVCMYPEADIPVLQMSLPTLDPAPLLELGRALAPLRDEGVLIVGSGFLTHNLRDFRRGPTPTPPAWATEFDAYCEDALLRRDVDALVEYKSRAPGVHEALPTHEHFVPVLAAMGASIDLSEPVQFPITGFTYGSFTRRSVQYG from the coding sequence ATGACCGAAACGAACCCGCTCCCCCCCACGGGCCGCATGCCGGTCGTCTTCCTCGCCCACGGATCGCCCATGTTGCTCGACGACGCCGGGTGGGTCGCCGAGCTCGGCGCCTGGGCGCGCGCGATGCCCCGCCCGAGCGCGATTCTCATGATCTCGGCCCACTGGGTCGACGCGCCCATCACCCTGAGCGCCACCGACCCGGTCCCCCTGGTCTACGATTTCTACAATTTCCCCGAGCGCTTTTACCGCGTCACGTACCCCGCGCCCGGCGCGCCCGCGCTCGCCAGGCGCATCCGCGAGCTGCTCGGCGGCGCGCGCCCGGTGGCAATGGCGCCCAAGCGCGGCCTCGATCACGGCGCGTACATCCCGCTCGTGTGCATGTACCCCGAGGCGGACATTCCCGTCTTGCAGATGTCCCTGCCAACCCTGGATCCGGCGCCCCTCCTCGAGCTCGGGCGGGCGCTCGCCCCGCTGCGCGACGAGGGCGTGCTCATCGTGGGCAGCGGCTTTCTGACGCACAACCTGCGCGACTTCCGCCGCGGGCCGACGCCGACCCCGCCGGCGTGGGCCACGGAGTTCGACGCCTATTGCGAAGACGCCCTCCTGCGCCGCGACGTCGACGCGCTCGTCGAATACAAATCGCGCGCCCCGGGCGTGCACGAGGCGCTACCGACCCACGAGCATTTCGTCCCCGTCCTCGCGGCCATGGGGGCCTCGATCGACCTCTCCGAGCCCGTCCAGTTCCCCATCACGGGGTTCACCTACGGCTCGTTCACCCGGCGGTCCGTGCAATACGGCTGA
- a CDS encoding YceI family protein — protein MSIVRFARIALPAALLLSLAACADPTADKPKATVTTPTPATTQAAATTPAGVTETAAIDAATSSIGFVGSKVTGSHEGKFEKFSGTLSLADGKAEGGKLTIEADVSSVKTDAADLDKHLKAPDFFDVEKFPKATFSSSSIKAGGEKGATHTVTGELDLHGVKKTISFPATITTSPDAVTGTAEFSINRKDFGIAYAGKTDDLIRDDVLLKLNLKAPRKKG, from the coding sequence ATGAGCATCGTTCGTTTCGCCCGAATCGCCCTCCCCGCGGCCCTCTTGCTCTCGCTCGCGGCCTGCGCCGATCCCACCGCGGACAAGCCGAAGGCGACCGTCACGACCCCCACCCCCGCCACCACGCAGGCGGCGGCGACCACGCCCGCGGGCGTCACCGAGACGGCCGCCATCGACGCCGCCACTTCGTCGATCGGGTTCGTCGGGTCCAAGGTCACGGGCAGCCACGAGGGCAAATTCGAGAAGTTCTCGGGCACCCTCTCGCTCGCCGACGGCAAGGCCGAGGGCGGCAAGCTCACGATCGAGGCCGATGTCTCGTCCGTGAAGACCGACGCGGCCGACCTCGACAAACACCTCAAGGCGCCCGATTTCTTCGACGTGGAGAAGTTCCCCAAGGCCACGTTCTCCTCCAGCTCGATCAAGGCCGGCGGCGAGAAGGGCGCGACGCACACGGTCACGGGCGAGCTCGACCTGCACGGGGTCAAGAAGACGATCAGCTTCCCCGCCACCATCACCACGTCGCCCGACGCGGTCACGGGCACGGCGGAGTTCTCGATCAACCGCAAGGATTTCGGGATCGCCTACGCGGGCAAGACGGACGACCTCATCCGCGACGACGTGCTCCTCAAGCTGAACCTGAAGGCGCCGCGCAAGAAGGGCTGA
- a CDS encoding Bcr/CflA family multidrug efflux MFS transporter: MQRRTGLLALVLGALTALGPLTIDMYLPSLPAMARDLGTTASTTQLTLAAYFAGLGIGQLAYGPLTDRFGRKRPLYAGLALYVLASIGCALAPGVHALIALRFLQAVGGAAGPVVTRAVVRDLYTGPAAARLLSLLMLVMGVAPILAPLVGGWVLLVSGWRMIFTILAVLGVACLALMAAALPETAAERAPGPASIGTHLRAIVQDRSFLAYTLAGAFSQAGMFAYISGSPFVLIELHHVSPQRFGWIFGANAAGLIAASQINHRLLARRLPADVLARATLATSLVSALLVAVAVSRVGGLAAVVVSLFLFVASLGFINPNATALAMENHGARAGLASALLGSIQFAVAACASSLVGILNDGTMRPMAGVMAACGVASWAASAMARRGGPTLTPALSEGLVRGR, encoded by the coding sequence ATGCAGCGTCGCACCGGCCTCCTCGCCCTCGTCCTCGGCGCGCTCACCGCGCTCGGGCCTCTGACGATCGACATGTACCTGCCGAGCTTGCCCGCGATGGCGCGCGATCTCGGGACCACGGCGTCGACCACGCAGCTCACGCTCGCCGCCTACTTTGCGGGGCTCGGCATCGGCCAGCTCGCGTACGGCCCGCTGACGGACAGATTCGGCCGCAAGCGCCCCCTCTACGCAGGGCTCGCGCTTTACGTGCTCGCCTCGATCGGCTGCGCGCTCGCGCCGGGCGTTCATGCGCTCATCGCGCTGCGCTTCCTGCAAGCCGTGGGCGGCGCGGCGGGGCCTGTCGTCACGCGGGCCGTCGTTCGCGACCTTTACACCGGGCCCGCGGCTGCGCGGCTGCTCTCGCTGCTGATGCTGGTCATGGGCGTGGCGCCCATCCTGGCCCCGCTCGTGGGCGGCTGGGTGCTTCTCGTCTCGGGCTGGAGGATGATCTTCACGATCCTCGCCGTGCTCGGCGTCGCCTGCCTGGCCTTGATGGCCGCAGCGCTCCCCGAGACGGCGGCCGAGCGGGCCCCGGGCCCCGCGTCCATCGGCACCCACCTGCGCGCGATCGTGCAGGATCGGTCGTTCCTCGCCTACACGCTCGCGGGCGCCTTCTCGCAGGCGGGAATGTTCGCGTACATCTCGGGATCGCCGTTCGTCTTGATCGAGCTGCACCATGTCTCGCCGCAGCGGTTCGGGTGGATCTTCGGCGCCAATGCGGCCGGGCTCATCGCCGCTTCGCAGATCAATCACAGGCTGCTCGCGCGGCGACTGCCGGCGGACGTGCTCGCGCGGGCGACCCTCGCGACCTCCCTCGTCTCCGCGCTGCTCGTCGCCGTCGCGGTGAGCCGGGTCGGCGGGCTCGCGGCCGTGGTCGTGTCGCTCTTTCTGTTCGTGGCGAGCCTCGGCTTCATCAACCCCAACGCGACGGCCCTCGCCATGGAGAACCACGGCGCGCGGGCCGGCCTCGCCTCGGCCCTGCTCGGATCCATTCAGTTCGCGGTCGCAGCCTGCGCCTCGTCGCTGGTCGGGATCTTGAACGACGGGACGATGCGGCCGATGGCGGGCGTCATGGCTGCCTGCGGCGTGGCCTCCTGGGCGGCCAGCGCGATGGCGCGGCGCGGGGGGCCGACGTTGACGCCTGCGCTCTCCGAGGGCCTCGTCCGCGGACGGTAG